The following are from one region of the Oncorhynchus nerka isolate Pitt River linkage group LG8, Oner_Uvic_2.0, whole genome shotgun sequence genome:
- the LOC115133387 gene encoding natural killer cell receptor 2B4-like isoform X2, translating into MFGCPFSSFSKQGILLILLSNLHYGVVVSSYLSFHKTVGDSVEIPAGLEGQNVTIMQWKYRGKDIAEFNSEVVYSRGSQFEGRLEMNVINFSLTIRKLTLQDSGKFLVTAETDNQIPTKAVTLQVHEPISKMVIQTDIKLLANHSCTVRLVCNVSCYPNLTYTWERDNEIYGDAQQIQFSLSPAEGDINVKCNASNLVSWKTASTTVKCSNDTTTPGQAWYSIYIGVSVGGAVVLILTVAVAVCYCRKHRNKDLTDNTIYADIMDNTRSRDTRSISHVNPISIYETVNDLVIPRLNKPQTLYDKITFGRREAHPSSFQEVL; encoded by the exons GTGTGGTTGTTTCTTCATACCTGTCATTCCACAAGACAGTAGGGGACTCCGTGGAGATCCCTGCAGGCTTAGAGGGGCAAAATGTCACCATAATGCAGTGGAAGTACAGAGGAAAGGATATTGCAGAATTCAACTCAGAAGTTGTATATTCACGAGGATCCCAGTTCGAGGGGAGACTAGAAATGAATGTCATTAACTTCAGTTTAACAATTAGGAAATTGACTCTGCAAGACTCAGGGAAATTTCTAGTTACTGCTGAAACAGACAATCAGATTCCCACTAAGGCTGTCACTCTTCAGGTTCACG AGCCTATATCGAAGATGGTGATCCAGACAGACATCAAGCTATTGGCCAACCACTCCTGTACGGTACGGCTGGTGTGCAACGTGTCCTGCTACCCCAACCTTACCTACACgtgggagagagacaatgagatcTACGGTGACGCCCAGCAGattcaattctctctctcaccagcagagggagacatCAATGTAAAGTGCAACGCCTccaacctagtcagttggaaaactGCCTCTACGACAGTAAAGTGTAGTAATGACACAACCACCCCAG GACAGGCATGGTATTCCATCTACATCGGAGTATCAGTAGGAGGCGCTGTGGTGCTGATCCTCACTGTAGCTGTGGCAGTGTGCTACTGCAGGAAACACCGTAACAAAG ATCTAACTGACAACACAATATATGCTGATATTATGGACAACACAAGAAGTAGAGAT ACAAGATCAATCAGTCATGTAAACCCAATATCCATCTATGAAACTGTCAATGATCTGGTTATCCCAAGACTGAACAAG CCGCAGACTCTGTATGATAAGATCACGTTTGGACGCCGGGAAGCCCACCCTTCCTCTTTCCAGGAAGTATTGTGA
- the LOC115133379 gene encoding vang-like protein 2, translating into MDNESQYSGYSYKSSHSRNSRKHRDRRDRHRSKSRDGSSRGDKSVTIHAPGEPLLDTESTRGDDRDDNWGETTTVQTGTSEHSVSNEDLTRVSKELEESSPLECRRFLGPGLGAVLGLFALVTPLAFLALPQLLWREALEPCGTPCEGLYVSLAFKLLVLLISTWALFLRPPRATLPRFYVFRCLLLALVFLFVASYWLFYGVRVLEPRERDYRGIVGYAASLVDALLFIQYLALVLLEVRHLQPAFCLKVVRTTDGESRFYNVGHLSIQRAAVWVLDRYYSDFPVYNPALLNLPKSILSKKSSGFKVYTLGEENNTNNSTGQSRAMIAAAARRRDNSHNEYYYEEAEMDRRVRKRKARLVVAVEEAFTHIKRLQDDEPAASSPKHPREVMDPREAAQAIFAPMARAMQKYLRTTRQQPYHSMESIINHLQFCITHNMTPKAFLERYLSPGPTLQYQRENSMGRQWTLVSEEPVTSALSRGLVFSLRRLDFSLVVTVTPLPFLHLGEEFIDPKSHKFVMRLQSETSV; encoded by the exons ATGGACAACGAGTCGCAGTACTCGGGCTACTCCTACAAGTCCTCACACTCCCGCAACTCTAGGAAGCACAG GGATAGGCGGGACAGGCACCGCTCCAAGAGCAGAGACGGCAGTAGTCGTGGAGACAAGTCGGTCACCATCCATGCCCCTGGAGAGCCTCTACTGGACACAGAGTCCACCCGCGGAGACGATCGG GATGATAACTGGGGTGAGACGACCACCGTGCAGACTGGCACGTCAGAACACAGCGTCTCCAACGAGGACCTGACGCGCGTCTCCAAGGAGCTCGAGGAGTCCTCCCCGCTGGAATGCCGGCGTTTCTTGGGCCCAGGATTGGGCGCCGTCCTTGGCCTCTTCGCCCTGGTCACCCCCCTGGCTTTCCTGGCTCTGCCGCAGCTGCTGTGGCGCGAGGCCCTGGAGCCCTGCGGCACGCCCTGCGAGGGTCTCTACGTCTCCCTGGCCTTTAAGCTCCTGGTCCTCCTCATCTccacctgggctctgttcctgcgCCCGCCGCGCGCTACCTTGCCTCGCTTCTACGTCTTCCGCTGCCTGCTGCTGGCGCTCGTCTTCCTGTTCGTGGCGTCCTACTGGCTGTTCTACGGCGTGCGCGTGCTGGAGCCCCGGGAGAGGGACTACAGGGGCATCGTGGGGTACGCGGCGTCGCTGGTGGACGCGCTGCTCTTCATCCAGTACCTGGCCCTGGTGCTGCTGGAGGTCAGACACCTGCAGCCTGCCTTCTGCCTCAAGGTGGTGCGCACAACTGACGGGGAAAGTCGCTTCTACAACGTGGGACATCTCAG TATTCAGAGGGCAGCAGTGTGGGTGCTGGACCGGTACTACAGTGATTTCCCAGTCTACAACCCTGCCCTCCTCAACCTGCCCAAGTCCATCCTCTCTAAGAAGAGTTCTGGCTTCAAAGTCTACACTCTGGGTGAAG AGAACAACACTAACAACTCTACGGGTCAGTCCAGAGCGATGATCGCTGCGGCCGCCCGCAGGAGAGACAACTCCCACAACGAGTATTACTACGAGGAGGCAGAGATGGACCGCAGGGTCCGCAAGCGCAAGgccag GCTGGTGGTGGCGGTAGAGGAAGCCTTCACCCACATCAAGCGCCTCCAGGACGACGAGCCAGCCGCGTCGTCCCCCAAACACCCCCGTGAGGTGATGGACCCCCGCGAGGCAGCTCAGGCCATCTTCGCCCCTATGGCCCGGGCCATGCAGAAGTACCTGAGGACCACGCGCCAGCAGCCCTATCACAGCATGGAGAGCATTATCAACCACCTGCAGTTCTGTATCACGCACAACATGACCCCCAAG gCCTTCCTGGAGCGCTACCTTTCTCCAGGCCCCACGCTGCAGTACCAGCGGGAGAACAGTATGGGTCGCCAGTGGACCCTAGTGAGCGAGGAGCCGGTGACATCAGCCCTGAGTCGGGGTCTCGTCTTCTCCCTGCGACGTCTCGACTTCTCCCTGGTTGTCACGGTgacacccctccccttcctccacctGGGGGAGGAGTTTATCGACCCCAAGAGCCACAAGTTTGTCATGAGGCTGCAGTCGGAAACCTctgtgtag
- the LOC115133392 gene encoding uncharacterized protein LOC115133392 — protein MACVVLALLTILPVVMGDTTGYLGDSVTLSSGANSSWILSKIEWSIFSNNTWIATYRKETHVVKTDRFWQFQGRLRLNISSGDLEIRDVRIGDALVYSVLLQDYKGEQHNVHVQLTVTERLSKPSVRKVFSMLKDSHCVMALQCSSSVKDIHLSWEPEAAFEDAFWKGNPNTNVSVVWTSYSPNRNATFTCTASNGLSKASRVVTERCQEPDVVGETRFPGIVFLMLLLGIVFGCVLTYIYFRVELKMFPVPTL, from the exons ATGGCATGTGTTGTTCTCGCTCTTCTTACAATCTTACCAG TGGTGATGGGAGATACCACTGGTTACCTGGGAGATTCGGTCACCTTGTCTTCTGGAGCCAACTCATCCTGGATCTTGAGCAAGATAGAGTGGTCTATATTCAGCAACAACACCTGGATTGCAACGTACAGGAAAGAAACACACGTTGTCAAAACAGACCGTTTCTGGCAGTTTCAGGGTCGTCTAAGACTCAACATCTCGTCCGGGGACTTAGAGATAAGAGATGTGAGGATAGGGGATGCCCTGGTTTACTCTGTTCTCCTTCAAGACTATAAGGGAGAGCAGCATAACGTACATGTCCAGCTCACTGTGACAG AGCGTCTCAGCAAGCCCAGCGTCCGTAAGGTCTTCAGCATGTTGAAGGACAGCCATTGTGTGATGGCTCTTCAGTGCTCCTCTTCAGTGAAGGACATCCACCTCTCCTGGGAACCAGAGGCTGCGTTTGAGGATGCCTTCTGGAAGGGGAATCCCAACACCAACGTCTCTGTCGTCTGGACGTCTTACAGCCCCAACAGAAATGCCACCTTCACCTGTACTGCCAGCAATGGGCTCTCTAAAGCCTCCAGGGTTGTGACGGAGAGATGCCAAG aGCCCGACGTGGTGGGAGAGACCCGCTTCCCTGGAATAGTTTTTCTAATGTTGCTCTTAGGAATTGTGTTTGGATGTGTCTTAACATATATTTATTTTAGAGTTGAGTTAAAAATGTTCCCCGTACCAACTTTGTAA
- the LOC115133387 gene encoding T-cell surface antigen CD2-like isoform X3, with the protein MFGCPFSSFSKQGILLILLSNLHYGVVVSSYLSFHKTVGDSVEIPAGLEGQNVTIMQWKYRGKDIAEFNSEVVYSRGSQFEGRLEMNVINFSLTIRKLTLQDSGKFLVTAETDNQIPTKAVTLQVHEPISKMVIQTDIKLLANHSCTVRLVCNVSCYPNLTYTWERDNEIYGDAQQIQFSLSPAEGDINVKCNASNLVSWKTASTTVKCSNDTTTPGQAWYSIYIGVSVGGAVVLILTVAVAVCYCRKHRNKADLTDNTIYADIMDNTRSRDTRSISHVNPISIYETVNDLVIPRLNKIFGLHDTPG; encoded by the exons GTGTGGTTGTTTCTTCATACCTGTCATTCCACAAGACAGTAGGGGACTCCGTGGAGATCCCTGCAGGCTTAGAGGGGCAAAATGTCACCATAATGCAGTGGAAGTACAGAGGAAAGGATATTGCAGAATTCAACTCAGAAGTTGTATATTCACGAGGATCCCAGTTCGAGGGGAGACTAGAAATGAATGTCATTAACTTCAGTTTAACAATTAGGAAATTGACTCTGCAAGACTCAGGGAAATTTCTAGTTACTGCTGAAACAGACAATCAGATTCCCACTAAGGCTGTCACTCTTCAGGTTCACG AGCCTATATCGAAGATGGTGATCCAGACAGACATCAAGCTATTGGCCAACCACTCCTGTACGGTACGGCTGGTGTGCAACGTGTCCTGCTACCCCAACCTTACCTACACgtgggagagagacaatgagatcTACGGTGACGCCCAGCAGattcaattctctctctcaccagcagagggagacatCAATGTAAAGTGCAACGCCTccaacctagtcagttggaaaactGCCTCTACGACAGTAAAGTGTAGTAATGACACAACCACCCCAG GACAGGCATGGTATTCCATCTACATCGGAGTATCAGTAGGAGGCGCTGTGGTGCTGATCCTCACTGTAGCTGTGGCAGTGTGCTACTGCAGGAAACACCGTAACAAAG CAGATCTAACTGACAACACAATATATGCTGATATTATGGACAACACAAGAAGTAGAGAT ACAAGATCAATCAGTCATGTAAACCCAATATCCATCTATGAAACTGTCAATGATCTGGTTATCCCAAGACTGAACAAG ATTTTTGGGTTGCATGACACCCCTGGATAA
- the LOC115133387 gene encoding T-cell surface antigen CD2-like isoform X1, translating to MFGCPFSSFSKQGILLILLSNLHYGVVVSSYLSFHKTVGDSVEIPAGLEGQNVTIMQWKYRGKDIAEFNSEVVYSRGSQFEGRLEMNVINFSLTIRKLTLQDSGKFLVTAETDNQIPTKAVTLQVHEPISKMVIQTDIKLLANHSCTVRLVCNVSCYPNLTYTWERDNEIYGDAQQIQFSLSPAEGDINVKCNASNLVSWKTASTTVKCSNDTTTPGQAWYSIYIGVSVGGAVVLILTVAVAVCYCRKHRNKADLTDNTIYADIMDNTRSRDTRSISHVNPISIYETVNDLVIPRLNKPQTLYDKITFGRREAHPSSFQEVL from the exons GTGTGGTTGTTTCTTCATACCTGTCATTCCACAAGACAGTAGGGGACTCCGTGGAGATCCCTGCAGGCTTAGAGGGGCAAAATGTCACCATAATGCAGTGGAAGTACAGAGGAAAGGATATTGCAGAATTCAACTCAGAAGTTGTATATTCACGAGGATCCCAGTTCGAGGGGAGACTAGAAATGAATGTCATTAACTTCAGTTTAACAATTAGGAAATTGACTCTGCAAGACTCAGGGAAATTTCTAGTTACTGCTGAAACAGACAATCAGATTCCCACTAAGGCTGTCACTCTTCAGGTTCACG AGCCTATATCGAAGATGGTGATCCAGACAGACATCAAGCTATTGGCCAACCACTCCTGTACGGTACGGCTGGTGTGCAACGTGTCCTGCTACCCCAACCTTACCTACACgtgggagagagacaatgagatcTACGGTGACGCCCAGCAGattcaattctctctctcaccagcagagggagacatCAATGTAAAGTGCAACGCCTccaacctagtcagttggaaaactGCCTCTACGACAGTAAAGTGTAGTAATGACACAACCACCCCAG GACAGGCATGGTATTCCATCTACATCGGAGTATCAGTAGGAGGCGCTGTGGTGCTGATCCTCACTGTAGCTGTGGCAGTGTGCTACTGCAGGAAACACCGTAACAAAG CAGATCTAACTGACAACACAATATATGCTGATATTATGGACAACACAAGAAGTAGAGAT ACAAGATCAATCAGTCATGTAAACCCAATATCCATCTATGAAACTGTCAATGATCTGGTTATCCCAAGACTGAACAAG CCGCAGACTCTGTATGATAAGATCACGTTTGGACGCCGGGAAGCCCACCCTTCCTCTTTCCAGGAAGTATTGTGA